The following are from one region of the Arcobacter defluvii genome:
- a CDS encoding amino acid adenylation domain-containing protein, whose protein sequence is MKTNILEYLENTVKTYPNKTAIIDEKGNISFKCLQKQSKNIASYLQLKNIDRNLPIGVFLPKSIEAIKSFLGIVYNGDFYVPLDIKNPISRVEAIIKKLEIKYVITNINSAKLLKDLNLNIEIILLDNIEIENEVGFNFTNYNLSIDTNPAYIINTSGSTGTPKGVVVSHKSIIDYIDWAIDTFKIDSSFKIGNQAPFIFDNSVLDIYLMLSTGATLNLIPENLFMFPVKLVDYLEKESINFIFWVPSIMANIVTLDLLKNRNLELRFVSFAGEVMPTKIMNYWKNYIPNALFVNLYGPTEITVDCTYFIVNRDFKDDEPLPIGFACKNTDILVLDQEDKLIIEANKIGELCVRGSSLALGYYNDPEKTALTFTQNPLNKAYPEKIYRTGDIVYYNEKGELIYKGRKDFQIKHMGYRIELGEIETAILAINGVDNACVLYDNENKNIVLIYESTMKNTQRDILLELHSKLPKYMLPTKFILLEAMPLNINGKIDRNRLKEFLV, encoded by the coding sequence ATGAAAACAAATATCTTGGAGTATTTAGAAAATACAGTAAAAACATACCCAAATAAAACAGCAATAATTGATGAAAAAGGTAATATATCTTTTAAATGTTTACAAAAACAATCTAAAAATATTGCTTCATATTTACAATTAAAGAATATAGATCGAAATTTACCAATTGGTGTATTTTTACCAAAATCTATTGAAGCAATTAAATCATTTTTAGGAATAGTTTATAATGGAGATTTCTATGTACCTTTAGATATAAAAAATCCTATTTCAAGAGTTGAAGCCATTATAAAAAAATTAGAAATAAAATATGTTATTACAAATATAAATAGTGCAAAATTACTAAAAGATTTAAATCTTAATATAGAAATAATTTTATTGGATAATATTGAAATTGAAAATGAAGTAGGGTTTAATTTTACAAATTATAATTTATCAATAGATACAAATCCTGCGTATATAATTAATACTTCAGGTTCAACTGGCACACCTAAAGGTGTAGTTGTTTCTCATAAATCTATAATAGATTATATAGATTGGGCTATTGATACTTTTAAAATAGATAGTAGTTTTAAAATTGGAAATCAAGCTCCATTTATTTTTGATAACTCTGTTCTTGATATCTATTTAATGTTATCGACTGGAGCTACTTTGAATTTAATTCCAGAAAATCTATTTATGTTTCCTGTGAAATTAGTTGATTATCTTGAAAAAGAGTCAATTAATTTTATTTTTTGGGTTCCTTCTATTATGGCCAATATTGTTACTTTAGATTTATTAAAAAATAGAAATTTAGAATTAAGATTTGTAAGTTTTGCAGGTGAAGTAATGCCAACAAAAATAATGAATTATTGGAAAAATTATATTCCAAATGCACTATTTGTAAACTTATATGGACCTACTGAAATTACAGTTGATTGTACATATTTTATAGTGAATAGAGATTTTAAAGATGATGAACCACTTCCTATTGGTTTTGCTTGTAAAAATACAGATATCTTAGTTCTTGACCAAGAAGATAAGCTTATAATAGAAGCAAATAAAATAGGAGAACTTTGTGTAAGAGGTAGCTCTTTAGCACTTGGATATTATAATGATCCAGAAAAAACTGCTCTTACATTTACTCAAAATCCATTAAATAAAGCTTATCCAGAGAAGATTTATAGAACGGGAGATATTGTTTACTACAATGAAAAAGGTGAATTAATCTATAAAGGAAGAAAAGATTTTCAGATAAAACATATGGGATATAGAATAGAGTTAGGTGAGATTGAAACAGCAATTTTGGCTATAAATGGAGTTGATAATGCTTGTGTTTTATATGATAATGAAAATAAAAATATAGTTTTGATTTATGAGTCTACAATGAAAAATACTCAAAGAGACATATTATTAGAACTTCATAGTAAATTACCAAAATATATGCTTCCTACAAAATTTATTTTACTTGAGGCAATGCCTTTAAATATAAATGGTAAAATTGATAGGAATAGATTAAAAGAATTTTTAGTTTAA
- a CDS encoding SDR family NAD(P)-dependent oxidoreductase translates to MFNLVNKKILIMGATGYIGKQVALTLDSLGAKLILSGKNEAILNEILFELKGNGHYLLPFDVENIDDISNFMKKIVAIDGNKLFGLVYCTGIFPIRPLKNTKIDFLHNLMLINFYSFIEIVRCFSDKRICEEKASIVSLSSIASINGEKGQLAYSASKGAMDSSIKVLAKELSSKNIKINSIRPAALLPEDILFDNLPEAIQDTINRMQTGPISNKSIATQIAFLLSEYSNNITGQCFDVRGCLI, encoded by the coding sequence ATGTTTAATTTAGTAAATAAAAAAATATTGATTATGGGAGCAACTGGTTATATTGGTAAGCAAGTTGCACTTACTTTAGACAGTTTGGGAGCTAAATTAATACTTAGTGGGAAAAATGAAGCTATTTTAAATGAAATATTATTTGAGTTAAAAGGTAATGGACATTATCTTTTGCCATTTGATGTAGAAAATATAGATGATATTTCAAATTTTATGAAAAAAATTGTTGCGATAGATGGAAATAAATTATTTGGACTAGTTTACTGTACTGGTATTTTTCCAATAAGACCTTTAAAAAATACAAAAATAGATTTTTTACATAATTTAATGCTAATAAATTTTTACTCTTTTATCGAAATTGTTCGTTGTTTTAGTGATAAAAGAATTTGTGAAGAAAAAGCAAGTATAGTATCTTTATCCTCTATAGCTTCTATAAACGGAGAAAAAGGACAGTTAGCATACAGTGCAAGCAAGGGAGCTATGGATAGTAGTATAAAAGTTTTAGCAAAAGAACTTAGTTCAAAAAATATTAAAATAAATTCTATAAGACCAGCTGCTTTACTACCAGAAGATATACTTTTTGATAACTTACCAGAGGCTATACAAGATACAATAAATCGAATGCAAACAGGACCGATATCAAACAAAAGTATTGCTACACAAATTGCTTTTCTTTTAAGTGAATACTCAAATAATATTACAGGACAATGCTTTGATGTAAGAGGTTGTTTAATATGA
- a CDS encoding acyl carrier protein — protein sequence MNLEHKIELLADLFELEVTDFTPETLLDDLEEWDSLAAISYVVMMDEEFGVVANPNDIKNFRTVQDILDSMK from the coding sequence ATGAATTTAGAACATAAAATAGAACTTTTAGCAGATTTATTTGAATTAGAAGTAACAGATTTTACTCCAGAAACTTTATTAGATGATTTAGAAGAGTGGGATTCTTTAGCTGCTATTTCCTATGTTGTTATGATGGATGAAGAATTTGGTGTAGTTGCTAATCCGAATGATATAAAAAACTTTAGAACTGTTCAAGATATATTAGATAGTATGAAATAA
- a CDS encoding acyl carrier protein: MEKIRGILIDIRPEYDFLEDIDFIEAGMLDSFDIITLVTDLEENFDIRIDGSDILPENFCSIKAIENLIEKSGGVL, translated from the coding sequence ATGGAAAAAATAAGAGGAATATTGATTGATATTAGACCAGAATATGATTTTTTAGAAGATATAGATTTTATTGAAGCAGGTATGCTTGATAGTTTTGATATTATAACTTTAGTAACTGATTTGGAAGAGAATTTTGATATTAGAATAGATGGAAGCGATATATTGCCAGAAAATTTTTGTAGTATAAAAGCTATAGAAAATCTTATAGAAAAAAGTGGTGGAGTCTTATAA
- a CDS encoding IS110 family transposase, giving the protein MYYVGIDIAKNFHVVTIIDDSEKKITTKPIRVTNCIDGFSKFIVKLEAISSNPNDFIIGLEATGIYGENLLEFLNAHGFNVKLLNPFQTTRYREQHTMKKVKNDNIDSWIIALFLKDGKFSSGYVTDDEYQSLRTLYRNRASIQSDMKEVKKRIITQVTVTFPELENFIDIFSITGLALLDKYPTAHHYKHSSVDRILKIFRHIQGNSFNSEKALKVLELAKNSIYSGKAKDARAIAIKSSIRLLKIYQDELSILEDEILALLENNGIKEEKDVPTNSLIENLKTIPGVSSKTIAAVISECGDLSRFTTPIKFIGYLGLFPTENSSGNSKSTGHLSRRGSSLAKHALYMASVSCMIHNKELKQYYDTKKSQGKSKQEGLIAVSRKLATIIYSIFRYNTPYDPARVFSKS; this is encoded by the coding sequence ATGTATTATGTTGGAATTGATATTGCTAAAAATTTTCATGTTGTTACTATCATTGATGATAGTGAGAAAAAAATTACTACTAAACCTATAAGGGTTACAAATTGTATTGATGGATTTTCAAAGTTTATTGTTAAACTTGAAGCTATCTCATCAAATCCAAACGATTTTATAATTGGTCTTGAAGCAACTGGAATTTATGGTGAAAATCTTTTAGAGTTTTTAAATGCTCATGGGTTTAATGTTAAACTATTAAATCCATTTCAAACAACCAGATATAGAGAACAACACACAATGAAAAAAGTAAAAAATGACAATATTGATTCTTGGATTATTGCACTCTTCCTAAAAGATGGCAAATTTAGTTCAGGTTATGTAACTGATGATGAATATCAAAGTTTAAGAACTTTGTATCGTAATCGTGCTTCTATTCAATCAGATATGAAAGAGGTAAAAAAACGAATTATTACTCAAGTAACAGTTACATTTCCCGAACTTGAAAATTTTATTGATATATTTAGTATCACAGGACTTGCACTTTTGGATAAATATCCAACTGCACATCATTATAAACATAGTAGTGTTGATAGAATACTTAAGATATTTAGACATATTCAAGGAAATAGCTTTAATAGTGAAAAAGCCCTAAAAGTTTTAGAACTTGCAAAAAATTCTATCTATTCTGGTAAAGCCAAAGATGCAAGAGCCATAGCTATTAAAAGTTCTATTAGACTTCTTAAAATCTATCAAGATGAGTTATCTATTTTAGAAGATGAAATATTAGCTTTACTTGAAAACAATGGTATTAAAGAAGAAAAAGATGTTCCAACTAATTCATTGATTGAGAACTTAAAAACTATTCCAGGTGTTTCATCTAAAACTATTGCTGCAGTTATTAGTGAATGTGGTGATTTATCAAGATTTACAACACCTATTAAATTTATAGGGTATCTTGGACTATTTCCAACAGAAAATAGTTCAGGTAATTCTAAATCAACAGGTCATTTAAGTCGTAGAGGTTCATCACTAGCAAAACATGCTCTTTATATGGCAAGTGTAAGTTGTATGATACACAATAAAGAGCTCAAGCAATATTATGATACTAAAAAATCTCAAGGAAAATCTAAACAAGAAGGACTTATTGCTGTTTCAAGAAAACTAGCAACTATTATCTATTCCATTTTTAGATACAACACCCCTTATGATCCAGCTCGTGTTTTTTCTAAGTCATAA
- a CDS encoding FkbM family methyltransferase has product MFGNEHFNNLIEVLFDTQNNQFDNLYEKEKIERFKNLCKTKKLVVFGTGYYLKSIVKYFKLNFDVDVYGVYDWVEEVKTQEGKFANIADYQYLDLEKYYKYRDKVKLISKEEFYEKSEDIVIFINTDIYPSLPMALYSLGFKNIYTIRNLLKNFLPIEILTKQKFDEFELNRLNYSFTTSEIANIITLYNLLEDEKSKNVFMDILKFKLTEDYFYTISTKDKASSQYFDKEVINISDDEVFIDCGGYNGDTIASFLKFTNGKFKHIYSYEPEEVNFKKLNDYISSLESKDKITTIKAGVYYKNKTFYLSGQSSATTCTETITDKKAEVISIDESINHIPTFIKMDIESFEIQALLGAIKNIKEHKPKLAICIYHKFDDLWNIPLLLKQWLPDYKFKMRHYGSTQEETVIYAIPR; this is encoded by the coding sequence ATGTTTGGGAATGAACATTTTAATAATTTGATTGAAGTTTTATTTGATACACAAAATAATCAATTTGATAATTTATACGAAAAAGAGAAGATTGAGCGATTTAAAAACTTATGTAAAACAAAAAAACTAGTTGTTTTTGGAACAGGATATTATTTAAAATCAATAGTAAAATATTTTAAACTAAATTTTGATGTTGATGTTTATGGAGTTTATGATTGGGTAGAAGAGGTGAAAACACAAGAAGGTAAATTTGCAAATATTGCAGATTATCAATATCTAGATTTAGAAAAATACTATAAATATAGAGATAAAGTAAAATTAATATCAAAAGAGGAGTTTTATGAAAAGTCAGAAGATATTGTAATATTTATAAATACAGATATTTATCCTTCTCTTCCAATGGCTCTTTATAGTTTAGGATTTAAAAATATCTATACAATAAGAAATTTGTTAAAAAATTTTTTGCCAATAGAAATTCTTACAAAACAAAAATTTGATGAATTTGAATTAAATAGATTAAATTACTCATTTACTACTTCAGAAATAGCGAATATTATAACTTTATATAATTTATTAGAAGATGAAAAATCTAAAAATGTTTTTATGGATATATTAAAATTCAAATTAACTGAAGACTATTTTTACACTATTTCTACAAAAGATAAAGCATCATCGCAATATTTTGATAAAGAAGTTATAAATATAAGTGATGACGAAGTTTTCATTGATTGTGGTGGTTATAATGGAGATACTATAGCGTCTTTTCTAAAATTTACAAATGGTAAATTTAAACATATTTATAGTTATGAGCCTGAAGAGGTTAATTTTAAAAAATTAAATGATTATATTTCTTCATTAGAATCTAAAGATAAAATTACAACAATTAAAGCAGGAGTTTATTATAAAAATAAAACTTTTTATTTAAGTGGACAAAGCTCGGCTACAACATGTACAGAAACCATAACAGATAAAAAAGCAGAAGTTATCTCTATTGATGAATCAATAAATCATATTCCAACTTTTATAAAAATGGATATAGAATCTTTTGAAATTCAAGCTCTTTTAGGAGCAATAAAAAATATAAAAGAGCATAAACCAAAATTAGCAATATGTATTTATCATAAATTTGATGATTTATGGAATATTCCACTTTTATTAAAACAGTGGTTACCTGATTATAAATTTAAAATGAGACATTATGGCTCTACTCAAGAGGAGACAGTTATATATGCTATTCCAAGATGA
- a CDS encoding FkbM family methyltransferase produces the protein MLNIDKNFNEIIEVLFDTQNEKFDHKFEEEKLERFKQLCKTKKFIFFGTGYYLKSIVKYFKLNFGVDVYGAYDWVEEEIKTKSGVFSNSLDYKYLDLEKYYKYRDKVKLISKEEFYENPDDVVIFLNTDSYAYLTHTFYRSGFKHMYCMRSLAKNLLSLNLIEKKQKGFDEYDLNKLNHKFTASEIVNIITLYNLLEDKKSKEVFAAILKFKLTEDYFYPILVKDDTSLQYFDKEVLTLCEDEVFIDCGAYTGDTIASFLKVTNEKFKHIYSYEPEKNTFEELKRYVDTLEQKDKITIINAGTYYKNKTFYLHGEGVGVSCTNEVTNRKTEVVSIDETINHIPTFIKMDIQTFEIQALLGGINNIIKYKPKLAISIYHKFDDLWNIPLLLKQWLPEYRLIMRHYECTQEETIIYAIPK, from the coding sequence ATGTTAAATATTGATAAAAATTTTAATGAGATAATTGAAGTTCTATTTGATACACAAAATGAAAAATTTGACCATAAATTCGAAGAAGAGAAACTTGAAAGATTTAAACAGTTATGTAAAACAAAAAAGTTTATTTTTTTTGGAACGGGATACTATTTAAAATCAATAGTAAAATATTTTAAACTAAATTTTGGTGTTGATGTTTATGGAGCTTATGATTGGGTAGAAGAAGAGATAAAAACTAAAAGTGGAGTATTTTCAAATAGTTTAGATTATAAATACTTAGATTTAGAAAAATACTATAAATATAGAGATAAAGTAAAATTAATAAGTAAAGAAGAATTTTATGAAAACCCTGATGATGTTGTAATTTTTCTTAATACAGATTCTTACGCATATCTTACTCATACTTTTTATAGAAGTGGATTTAAACATATGTATTGTATGAGAAGTTTGGCAAAAAACCTTCTATCATTAAATCTTATAGAAAAAAAACAAAAAGGCTTTGATGAATATGATTTAAATAAATTAAACCATAAATTTACTGCTTCTGAAATAGTAAATATCATAACTCTATACAATTTATTAGAAGATAAAAAGTCAAAAGAGGTTTTTGCTGCTATTTTAAAATTTAAATTGACTGAAGACTATTTTTACCCAATTTTAGTTAAAGATGATACTTCATTACAATATTTTGATAAAGAAGTTTTAACTCTTTGTGAAGATGAAGTTTTTATTGATTGTGGTGCTTATACTGGTGATACAATAGCATCTTTTTTAAAAGTTACAAATGAAAAATTTAAACATATATATAGTTATGAACCTGAAAAAAATACTTTTGAAGAGTTAAAAAGATATGTAGATACGTTAGAACAAAAAGATAAAATTACAATAATTAATGCTGGAACTTACTATAAGAATAAAACTTTTTATCTTCATGGAGAAGGAGTTGGAGTATCTTGTACGAATGAAGTTACAAATAGAAAAACTGAAGTTGTCTCAATAGATGAAACAATAAATCATATTCCAACTTTTATAAAAATGGATATACAAACTTTTGAAATTCAAGCTCTATTAGGCGGAATAAATAATATTATAAAATATAAACCTAAATTAGCAATCTCAATTTATCATAAATTTGATGATTTATGGAATATACCTCTTTTATTAAAACAGTGGTTACCTGAATACAGATTAATAATGCGACATTATGAGTGTACTCAAGAAGAGACTATTATCTATGCTATTCCAAAGTAA